In Paraburkholderia bryophila, a single genomic region encodes these proteins:
- a CDS encoding tyrosine-type recombinase/integrase: MPRLAVPLTESQIRALEPRATRYCVADGNGLVIEVMTTGTKVWRFRYSLNGRRQPLATIGDYRMISLRVARAKAQKYAEMVAQGVSPVATARRDRGAESKADVLREAAELYLATEMAGKSAEYRRTTRRALDKDVLPAIGGMAIKAVTADDVVAICERIKSRGSPKMALHTRNVIKRLYAYLIARQLATSNPADVVPARSIATFDSRTRVLSGDEIGAMLRAIDASSIRRPLKLALHLLVLTMARKSDLVESRWDEFDLDHARWTIPATRLNKEQDQRVHLPRQAVSMLRELQRAKASGSFVFPSVRGGDKPIAKSTLNQAVKALGLEVEHFVLHDFRRTAAAHLRNMTQSTDTADETGGQDANQEEAAEQRAQVQGWADFVESQIEGGRKDGVSSV, translated from the coding sequence ATGCCCCGACTCGCCGTCCCGCTCACCGAAAGCCAGATTCGCGCGCTCGAACCGCGCGCCACCCGCTATTGCGTCGCGGACGGCAACGGCCTCGTCATCGAAGTCATGACGACCGGCACCAAGGTCTGGCGCTTCCGCTATTCGCTGAACGGCCGCCGCCAGCCGCTCGCCACCATCGGCGACTATCGGATGATCTCGCTGCGCGTCGCGCGCGCCAAGGCGCAGAAGTATGCGGAGATGGTCGCGCAAGGCGTCTCGCCGGTCGCGACAGCGCGTCGGGACCGCGGCGCCGAGAGCAAAGCCGACGTGCTGCGCGAAGCTGCCGAGCTGTACCTCGCAACGGAAATGGCAGGCAAATCGGCCGAATATCGGCGCACCACCCGTCGCGCGCTCGACAAGGACGTGTTACCGGCCATCGGCGGCATGGCGATCAAAGCGGTCACCGCAGACGACGTCGTCGCGATCTGCGAGCGCATCAAAAGCCGTGGCTCGCCGAAAATGGCGCTGCACACGCGCAACGTGATCAAACGTCTCTACGCGTATCTGATCGCCCGGCAACTCGCGACCAGCAATCCGGCCGACGTCGTTCCGGCGCGCTCCATCGCCACGTTCGACAGCCGCACCCGCGTGCTTTCCGGCGACGAAATCGGCGCCATGCTGCGCGCCATCGACGCGTCGAGCATTCGCCGCCCGCTGAAGTTGGCGCTGCATCTGCTGGTGCTGACGATGGCCCGCAAATCGGATCTGGTGGAATCGCGCTGGGACGAATTCGATCTGGACCACGCACGCTGGACGATCCCCGCCACACGTCTGAACAAAGAGCAGGATCAACGGGTGCATCTGCCGCGTCAGGCCGTGTCGATGCTGCGCGAGCTTCAGCGTGCCAAGGCGAGTGGAAGCTTCGTATTCCCGAGCGTCAGGGGCGGTGACAAGCCGATCGCCAAAAGCACGCTGAATCAGGCGGTCAAAGCGCTGGGATTGGAGGTGGAGCATTTCGTCCTGCATGACTTCCGGCGTACTGCGGCCGCGCATTTGCGGAACATGACGCAATCGACCGACACAGCAGATGAAACTGGAGGCCAAGACGCGAACCAGGAAGAAGCCGCGGAGCAGCGTGCGCAGGTGCAGGGTTGGGCGGACTTCGTCGAGTCGCAAATCGAGGGTGGCCGGAAAGACGGGGTGAGCAGCGTCTAG
- a CDS encoding ecotin precursor, whose translation MKKIAVALVMIGSLSVAGQASAHGNGGDVVGALIGGALLGAVVTSALNPAPVVAYQQPVYAQPVYAQPAYQPAPVYAGPPPGYCYDQYRGGYVACGAPPPQAQYGYPGYPQPQPGW comes from the coding sequence ATGAAAAAGATCGCAGTGGCGTTGGTGATGATTGGGAGTCTGAGCGTGGCAGGGCAAGCCTCGGCTCACGGCAATGGCGGCGACGTGGTCGGTGCGCTGATCGGCGGGGCCTTGCTGGGCGCGGTGGTGACATCGGCGTTGAATCCAGCGCCGGTGGTGGCTTACCAGCAACCGGTCTATGCGCAGCCGGTGTATGCGCAACCGGCGTATCAGCCGGCACCCGTGTATGCGGGGCCGCCGCCGGGATATTGCTATGACCAGTACCGCGGCGGCTATGTCGCGTGCGGTGCGCCGCCGCCGCAAGCGCAATACGGGTATCCGGGATATCCGCAGCCTCAGCCGGGTTGGTGA
- a CDS encoding methyl-accepting chemotaxis protein, which yields MKQWTIRQRILCSFGIVLIVMLAMAIVTFEQLGGIDRNAKSQQQDSMPGLYYATAMRAAWFENYSVTQRLIYVDADPDTVKRDTSRLQETQQTIQKLLNDYSATIFREVDRELFNDFRQQQAQYVPIQASLLNVLPGSKDNAARIFNTQLTPIWETGRLSVRKLVENNKSYADASAESIRGSVEATRIVLLVMLVLAAAVAVLSGYWLLRAVTTPMAKVLQVVDIMRTGDLTQRLQLNRADEIGALETGFNRMTDEITALVGQAQKSAVQVTTSVTEIAATSREQQATANETAATTTEIGATSREIFATSRDLLHTMNEVSEVAGQSAALAGTGHAGLARMEETMRLVMEAAGSVNAKLAILNEKASNINQVVATITKVADQTNLLSLNAAIEAEKAGEYGRGFAVVATEIRRLADQTAVATYDIEQMVKEIQSAVAAGVMGMDKFSEEVRRGMLDVQNVGGHLTQIIQQVQQLAPRFSMVNEGMQTQATGAEQITQALTQLSEAAQQTAESLRQSTQAIDDLTHVANSLRTGVSRFKVVA from the coding sequence GTGAAACAATGGACCATCCGGCAACGGATTCTGTGCAGCTTCGGGATCGTGCTGATCGTGATGCTGGCAATGGCGATCGTCACTTTCGAACAGCTCGGCGGTATCGACCGCAACGCCAAGAGCCAGCAGCAGGACTCCATGCCTGGCCTCTACTACGCCACCGCCATGCGCGCGGCGTGGTTCGAGAACTACTCCGTCACGCAGCGCCTCATCTACGTCGACGCGGACCCCGATACGGTCAAGCGCGACACCTCACGTTTGCAGGAAACCCAGCAGACCATTCAGAAGCTGCTCAACGACTACAGCGCGACCATCTTCCGCGAAGTCGACCGTGAGCTCTTCAACGATTTCCGCCAGCAGCAGGCGCAGTACGTGCCGATCCAGGCGTCGTTGCTGAACGTCCTGCCGGGTTCGAAAGACAACGCCGCGCGCATCTTCAACACGCAACTCACGCCGATCTGGGAAACCGGCCGGCTGTCGGTGCGCAAGCTGGTCGAGAACAACAAGAGCTACGCCGACGCATCCGCCGAAAGCATTCGCGGCTCGGTCGAAGCGACCCGCATCGTCCTGCTCGTGATGCTGGTGCTCGCCGCGGCCGTTGCCGTGCTGTCCGGTTACTGGCTGCTGCGCGCCGTCACCACGCCGATGGCGAAGGTGCTGCAAGTCGTCGACATCATGCGCACGGGCGACCTGACGCAACGCCTGCAACTGAACCGCGCGGACGAAATCGGCGCGCTCGAAACCGGCTTTAACCGCATGACCGACGAAATCACCGCGCTGGTCGGCCAGGCGCAGAAATCGGCGGTGCAGGTCACCACGTCGGTGACGGAAATCGCCGCGACCTCGCGCGAACAGCAGGCCACCGCGAACGAAACCGCCGCCACCACCACCGAGATCGGCGCGACCTCGCGCGAGATCTTCGCGACTTCGCGCGATCTGCTGCACACCATGAACGAAGTCTCCGAAGTAGCCGGCCAGTCGGCGGCACTCGCGGGCACCGGTCACGCCGGTCTCGCGCGCATGGAGGAAACCATGCGCCTCGTGATGGAAGCGGCCGGCTCGGTCAACGCGAAACTCGCGATCCTCAACGAGAAGGCCAGCAACATCAACCAGGTCGTCGCCACGATCACCAAGGTCGCGGATCAGACCAACCTGCTTTCGCTGAACGCGGCGATCGAAGCGGAAAAAGCCGGCGAATACGGTCGCGGTTTCGCGGTGGTGGCCACCGAAATCCGCCGCCTCGCCGATCAGACCGCAGTCGCGACCTACGACATCGAACAGATGGTCAAGGAGATCCAGTCGGCCGTGGCCGCGGGCGTGATGGGCATGGACAAGTTCTCCGAAGAAGTCCGGCGCGGCATGCTCGACGTGCAGAACGTGGGCGGTCATCTCACGCAGATCATCCAGCAGGTGCAGCAGCTCGCGCCGCGCTTCTCGATGGTCAACGAAGGCATGCAGACCCAGGCGACCGGCGCCGAACAGATCACTCAGGCGTTGACGCAGCTTTCCGAGGCCGCGCAGCAAACGGCGGAATCGCTGCGCCAGTCGACCCAGGCGATCGACGATCTGACGCACGTCGCCAACAGTCTGCGCACCGGCGTGTCGCGCTTCAAGGTCGTGGCCTGA
- a CDS encoding chemotaxis protein CheW: MLFILFTLDSERYVIDATQVERLMPLTPQSPPKTIPGAPSWVAGVLEHEGAPLPLIDLPALALGRPAAQLMSTRVVLVRYPYAGTVRLLGLLLEGATRTLRLDADAFHDAGIDLPHARYLGPVASEASGLVQWIRVEHLLPDDVKALLFPEAHA; this comes from the coding sequence ATGCTCTTCATCCTCTTCACGCTCGATAGCGAACGCTACGTGATCGACGCGACGCAGGTGGAGCGTTTGATGCCGCTCACGCCGCAGTCGCCGCCAAAAACGATCCCCGGCGCGCCGTCATGGGTCGCGGGTGTGCTGGAGCACGAGGGCGCGCCGCTGCCGCTGATCGATCTGCCGGCGCTCGCGCTCGGCCGTCCCGCCGCGCAGCTCATGTCGACGCGCGTGGTGCTGGTGCGCTATCCGTATGCGGGCACCGTGCGCCTGCTCGGTTTGCTGCTCGAAGGCGCAACCCGCACCTTGCGTCTGGACGCCGACGCGTTTCACGACGCCGGCATCGACCTGCCTCACGCGCGCTATCTCGGCCCGGTCGCGAGCGAGGCCAGTGGTTTGGTGCAATGGATTCGCGTCGAGCATCTGCTGCCCGACGACGTAAAGGCGCTGCTGTTTCCCGAGGCGCACGCATGA
- a CDS encoding CheR family methyltransferase → MNAHHDNAPLYRRFAELLHRAMGLDAASLGHNAIERAVDQRAAAWYVDGHADATLADYWNAALASPAIVQALIETVVVPETWFYRDADAFKALARLAHERLDERVTALPLRILSLPCSTGEEPYTIAMSLLDAGIDAAQLRIDAMDISERSLAVAQSAHYGRNSFRGNAFPFRDAHFARTEDGWRLAQRIVDTVRFSRANLMQLDAAALGVYDFVFCRNVLIYFDREAQQTALHALNNVLAENGTLFVGPAETGLLMRYGMQSAKIPLAFAFHRAAPGETQLNSWHTAPLATAAALAMTHAPVSTLAPLQVFSAEPFAWPDPVARAPINGAAQIAPLSGMTARSATPLNDATLSASFHAGSPPARQSPITSSPTHNVLPPAVAAPTNAARDSLDAAHALANAGRLAEAATAINVYLEQHAPHADAFYLLGVLADANGETNLARGHYRKALYLDPQHTEALAHLATLLELEGDRNGARLLMQRASRTQGAPRG, encoded by the coding sequence ATGAACGCGCATCACGACAACGCGCCGCTTTACCGACGCTTCGCCGAGTTGCTGCATCGGGCCATGGGACTCGACGCGGCGTCGCTCGGCCATAACGCGATCGAACGCGCGGTCGACCAGCGCGCCGCGGCCTGGTACGTGGACGGTCACGCCGACGCCACACTCGCCGACTACTGGAACGCGGCGCTCGCGTCGCCGGCGATCGTGCAGGCGCTGATCGAAACCGTGGTGGTGCCGGAGACCTGGTTCTATCGCGACGCCGACGCGTTCAAGGCGCTCGCGCGGCTCGCACACGAGCGTTTGGACGAACGCGTCACCGCACTGCCGCTGCGCATTCTGAGCCTGCCGTGTTCAACCGGCGAAGAGCCGTACACGATCGCGATGAGCTTGCTCGACGCGGGCATCGACGCCGCGCAGTTGCGTATCGACGCGATGGATATCAGCGAACGCTCGCTCGCCGTCGCGCAAAGTGCGCACTATGGCCGCAATTCATTTCGCGGCAATGCGTTTCCGTTTCGCGACGCACACTTCGCGCGCACCGAAGACGGCTGGCGTCTCGCGCAGCGCATCGTCGATACGGTGCGATTCTCCCGCGCGAACCTGATGCAACTCGACGCAGCGGCGCTGGGCGTCTACGACTTCGTGTTCTGCCGCAACGTGCTGATCTACTTCGATCGCGAAGCGCAGCAAACCGCGTTACACGCGCTCAATAACGTGCTCGCCGAAAACGGCACGCTGTTCGTCGGTCCGGCGGAAACCGGGCTGCTGATGCGTTACGGCATGCAGTCGGCGAAGATTCCGCTAGCGTTCGCCTTCCATCGCGCGGCGCCGGGCGAAACGCAGTTGAACAGTTGGCATACCGCGCCGCTCGCGACCGCCGCCGCACTCGCGATGACGCACGCGCCGGTGTCCACGCTCGCTCCCTTGCAGGTGTTCTCGGCGGAGCCGTTCGCGTGGCCCGATCCGGTTGCGCGCGCACCGATCAACGGTGCGGCACAGATCGCGCCGCTTAGCGGCATGACCGCTCGGTCCGCCACGCCGCTCAACGATGCAACGCTGTCCGCGTCGTTTCATGCCGGATCGCCGCCAGCGCGACAATCGCCGATAACTTCATCGCCGACGCACAACGTGCTGCCGCCCGCCGTCGCCGCGCCGACCAACGCCGCCCGCGACAGTCTGGACGCCGCGCACGCGCTCGCCAATGCCGGCCGTCTCGCGGAAGCCGCGACCGCGATCAACGTTTATCTGGAGCAACACGCGCCGCACGCCGACGCGTTTTATCTGCTCGGCGTCCTGGCCGACGCCAACGGCGAGACGAACCTCGCGCGCGGCCACTATCGCAAAGCGCTCTATCTCGATCCGCAGCACACGGAAGCGCTGGCCCATCTGGCGACACTGCTCGAACTCGAAGGCGACCGCAACGGCGCGCGTCTGCTGATGCAACGCGCGTCGCGCACACAGGGAGCGCCACGTGGCTGA
- a CDS encoding chemotaxis protein CheW: MADTQTIGFDDCWNRIGVRGDSSCERLDDYVRCLNCPVFEAAAARLLDRAIPRVDLALHEARVPAQAHRKHEGQNASESFLVFRIGDEWLALPTPVFKRIVQTRPIHTLPHRQHRAVLGVVNVQGELLVCLSLAHLLGFDAGGAAQDKRNDRNDRNSRDDRARHELPRLLVVSRGEEHAVLPVDQVDGVHRIALDSFCPPPATLSQAAAAHTRAVAPWRGMSVGLLDADALFDTLNRSLG, translated from the coding sequence GTGGCTGACACGCAGACGATCGGCTTCGACGATTGCTGGAACCGCATCGGCGTGCGCGGCGATTCGTCGTGCGAGCGTCTCGACGACTATGTGCGCTGCCTGAATTGCCCGGTGTTCGAAGCGGCCGCGGCCAGACTGCTGGACCGGGCGATTCCGCGCGTGGATCTCGCGCTGCATGAAGCGCGGGTGCCGGCGCAGGCCCATCGAAAACACGAAGGACAAAACGCGAGCGAATCCTTCCTCGTCTTTCGTATCGGTGACGAATGGCTGGCGCTGCCCACGCCGGTCTTCAAGCGCATCGTGCAGACGCGGCCGATTCATACGTTGCCGCATCGGCAACATCGCGCGGTGCTGGGCGTGGTGAATGTGCAGGGCGAGCTGCTGGTGTGTTTGTCGCTCGCGCATCTGCTCGGTTTCGACGCCGGCGGCGCTGCACAAGACAAGCGCAACGACCGCAATGATCGCAACAGTCGCGACGACCGCGCGCGGCACGAGTTGCCGCGTCTGCTGGTGGTTTCGCGCGGCGAAGAACACGCGGTGTTGCCGGTCGACCAGGTGGACGGCGTGCACCGGATCGCGCTCGACAGTTTCTGCCCGCCGCCCGCCACGCTGTCGCAAGCGGCCGCCGCGCACACGCGCGCGGTCGCGCCGTGGCGCGGCATGAGCGTCGGTCTGCTCGACGCCGACGCGCTATTCGATACCTTGAACCGGAGTCTCGGATGA
- a CDS encoding hybrid sensor histidine kinase/response regulator: protein MTDDPRRPSLIDLFREEARTQARVLNDGLLALDRAPRDAAALEACMRAAHSLKGAARIVGVQVGVELAHEMEECFVAAQEGRALLDAAWIDELLRGVDIIARIGNDEDESARDAVGTCVAALHARMAGVPPHGAATTPSPVAADTTPAFDPDAAFNLLAEALRAEAKSTASAPAPANVSASASAPASADVSAPANAPADPTAALLLPPAPTSTIAGNAITAQHATPSATTNTTTESGRMLRVRADNLDRLLSLSGESLVESRWLKPFAQSMLRIKRVHRDGTRALDQLHETLADLKLDPRAQAALEEVRRLTAESQHLLAERLADLESFDRRSTHLSQQLYDAALQCRMRPFGDGTGGLARMVRDVARSLGKKVRWQLVGESTQVDRDILDLLEAPLGHMLRNALDHGIEAPAVRIARGKAEEGTLTLDARHTAGALLITVSDDGAGIDLDALRASIVRKKLASDETVARLSESELLEFLLLPGFSLRDQVTDLSGRGVGLDAVHDVVKRVRGTVRITHEPGLGTRVQLQLPLTLSVIRSLLIEVAGEPYAVPLAHVNRTLNVSRADIELLEGHQHIAFAGRRIGVVTAHQILDTAPPADQSDAVSMIVIGDGPHTYGVVVDRFLGERMLVVQPLDPRLGKVRNITAGALMENGDPVLIADVDDWLRSVERLVAGGDLKHTQHGVTQVAQRTTRRVLVVDDSLTVRELERKLLATRGYDVTIAVDGMDGWNAVRGERFDLVITDIDMPRMDGIELVTLIKRDPQLQSLPVMIVSYKDREEDRRAGLNAGADYYLAKGSFHDEALLDAVRDLIGEAYG, encoded by the coding sequence ATGACGGACGACCCGCGCCGCCCGTCGCTGATCGATCTTTTCCGCGAAGAAGCGCGGACTCAGGCACGCGTGCTGAACGACGGCCTGCTCGCGCTCGACCGTGCGCCGCGCGACGCCGCCGCGCTCGAAGCCTGCATGCGGGCCGCGCATTCGCTGAAGGGCGCGGCGCGGATTGTCGGCGTGCAGGTCGGTGTCGAACTCGCGCACGAGATGGAGGAGTGTTTCGTCGCCGCGCAGGAAGGACGCGCGTTGCTCGACGCGGCGTGGATCGACGAGTTGCTGCGCGGCGTGGACATCATCGCGCGCATCGGCAATGACGAGGATGAATCGGCACGCGATGCGGTCGGCACTTGCGTCGCGGCATTGCATGCGCGGATGGCGGGTGTGCCGCCGCATGGGGCAGCGACGACACCGTCACCCGTCGCCGCCGACACAACCCCAGCATTCGACCCCGACGCTGCCTTCAATCTGCTAGCCGAAGCGCTGCGAGCTGAAGCGAAGTCGACTGCCTCCGCGCCTGCGCCTGCGAACGTCTCCGCATCCGCGAGCGCACCCGCATCTGCGGACGTCTCAGCCCCTGCGAACGCACCCGCAGACCCAACGGCCGCCCTGCTGCTGCCGCCAGCGCCCACCTCAACCATCGCCGGCAACGCCATCACCGCGCAGCACGCAACGCCCTCTGCGACCACCAACACCACCACTGAATCCGGCCGCATGCTGCGCGTACGCGCCGACAACCTCGACCGCCTGCTGTCGCTGTCCGGCGAATCGCTAGTCGAATCGCGCTGGCTGAAACCCTTCGCGCAATCGATGCTGCGCATCAAACGCGTCCATCGCGACGGCACCCGCGCGCTCGATCAACTGCACGAAACACTCGCCGACCTCAAGCTCGACCCACGCGCCCAGGCCGCGCTCGAAGAAGTGCGCCGTCTCACCGCCGAATCACAGCACCTGCTCGCCGAGCGTCTGGCCGATCTCGAAAGCTTCGACCGTCGCTCGACGCATTTGTCGCAACAGCTCTACGACGCCGCACTGCAATGCCGGATGCGCCCGTTCGGCGACGGCACCGGCGGACTCGCGCGGATGGTGCGCGACGTCGCGCGTTCGCTTGGCAAAAAGGTGCGCTGGCAACTAGTCGGCGAATCGACCCAGGTGGACCGCGACATTCTCGATCTGCTCGAAGCGCCGCTCGGCCACATGCTGCGCAACGCGCTCGACCACGGCATCGAAGCGCCCGCCGTGCGCATCGCGCGCGGCAAGGCGGAAGAAGGCACGCTCACGCTCGACGCACGCCACACCGCCGGCGCGCTGCTCATCACGGTCTCCGACGACGGCGCGGGCATCGACCTCGACGCGTTGCGCGCGTCGATCGTGCGCAAGAAGCTGGCGAGCGACGAAACCGTCGCCCGTCTGTCCGAAAGCGAACTGCTCGAATTCCTGCTGCTGCCCGGCTTTTCGCTGCGCGATCAGGTGACCGATCTCTCCGGCCGCGGCGTCGGACTCGACGCGGTGCACGACGTGGTCAAACGCGTGCGCGGCACCGTGCGCATCACCCATGAACCCGGCCTCGGCACGCGCGTGCAACTGCAATTGCCGCTCACGCTGTCGGTGATCCGCAGCCTGCTGATCGAAGTCGCGGGCGAGCCGTACGCGGTGCCGCTCGCGCATGTGAACCGCACGCTGAACGTGAGCCGCGCGGACATCGAATTGCTCGAAGGCCATCAGCACATCGCCTTCGCCGGCCGGCGCATCGGCGTCGTCACCGCGCATCAGATTCTGGACACGGCCCCGCCCGCCGATCAAAGCGACGCCGTCAGCATGATCGTGATCGGCGACGGTCCGCACACGTACGGCGTGGTGGTCGACCGTTTTCTCGGTGAGCGGATGCTGGTGGTGCAGCCGCTCGACCCGCGTCTCGGCAAGGTCCGCAATATCACCGCCGGCGCGTTGATGGAAAACGGCGACCCGGTGCTGATCGCCGACGTCGACGACTGGCTGCGTTCGGTCGAACGGCTCGTCGCGGGCGGCGATCTGAAGCACACGCAACACGGCGTCACGCAAGTCGCGCAGCGCACCACGCGCCGCGTGCTGGTGGTCGACGACTCGCTCACCGTGCGCGAACTCGAACGCAAGCTGCTGGCCACGCGCGGCTACGACGTGACGATCGCCGTCGACGGCATGGACGGCTGGAACGCCGTGCGCGGCGAGCGCTTCGACCTCGTCATTACCGACATCGACATGCCGCGCATGGACGGCATCGAGCTGGTCACGCTGATCAAGCGCGATCCGCAGTTGCAGTCGCTACCGGTGATGATCGTTTCATATAAAGATCGCGAAGAAGACCGTCGCGCCGGCCTGAACGCCGGCGCCGACTACTATCTGGCGAAAGGCAGTTTTCACGACGAAGCACTACTCGATGCGGTGCGTGATCTGATTGGCGAAGCTTACGGCTAA
- a CDS encoding chemotaxis response regulator protein-glutamate methylesterase: MKIGIVNDMPLAIEALRRALAARHDYDVLWVAQDGQQAVDFCTAQRPDIVLMDLVMPNVDGIEATRRIMARAPCAILIVTVDVGANAWRVYEAMGAGALDAVDTPSLSGPDAHKSIATLIAKIDRIGALVKERIAPGAATASAPVSATNRDTPLVAIGASAGGPAALATLLAGLPKDFAAATVIVQHVDAAFAAGMADWLNQQSALPVRIAREGDRPQAGIVLLAATDDHLHLKSPNVLGYTRVPEETPYRPSVDVFFHSVVARWPARAVGVLLTGMGRDGAIGLKAMRTKGYQTIAQDEATCAVYGMPKAAAALDAAVRILPLPRIATALAAAISA; the protein is encoded by the coding sequence ATGAAAATCGGAATCGTCAACGACATGCCGCTCGCTATCGAGGCGCTGCGCCGCGCGCTCGCGGCGCGCCACGATTACGACGTGCTATGGGTCGCGCAAGACGGCCAGCAGGCGGTCGATTTCTGCACCGCGCAGCGGCCCGACATCGTGCTGATGGACCTGGTGATGCCGAACGTCGACGGCATCGAGGCCACGCGCCGCATCATGGCGCGCGCGCCGTGCGCGATCCTGATCGTGACCGTCGACGTCGGCGCGAACGCGTGGCGCGTCTATGAAGCGATGGGCGCGGGCGCGCTCGACGCCGTCGATACGCCGTCGCTGAGCGGGCCCGACGCGCACAAAAGCATCGCCACACTGATTGCGAAAATCGACCGCATCGGCGCGCTGGTCAAGGAACGCATCGCACCCGGCGCGGCCACTGCCAGCGCGCCCGTCAGCGCGACGAACCGCGATACGCCGCTGGTGGCGATCGGCGCTTCAGCGGGCGGTCCTGCCGCGCTCGCCACGCTGCTCGCCGGTCTGCCGAAAGACTTCGCGGCGGCGACCGTGATCGTGCAGCACGTGGACGCGGCGTTCGCCGCCGGCATGGCCGACTGGCTGAACCAGCAATCGGCGTTGCCGGTGCGGATCGCCCGGGAAGGCGACCGGCCGCAAGCGGGCATCGTGCTGCTCGCTGCCACCGACGATCATCTGCATCTCAAGTCGCCGAACGTGCTCGGCTACACGCGGGTGCCGGAAGAAACGCCGTACCGCCCATCCGTCGACGTGTTTTTCCACAGCGTGGTGGCACGCTGGCCGGCGCGCGCGGTCGGCGTGCTGCTGACCGGCATGGGGCGCGACGGCGCGATCGGCCTCAAGGCGATGCGCACCAAGGGCTATCAGACCATCGCGCAAGACGAGGCGACGTGCGCCGTGTACGGCATGCCGAAAGCGGCGGCCGCGCTCGACGCCGCCGTCAGGATTCTGCCTTTACCGAGGATTGCTACAGCACTCGCGGCTGCGATCAGCGCGTGA
- a CDS encoding diguanylate cyclase has translation MDTPKPHRNAAAQDLAEDDANAQAQALEAEDAPNLAVDDALARILGNPPAAECPIMVLLVDDQAIIAEAIRLALAGESSVDFHYCASPEEAVRCADETRATVILQDLVMPGTDGLTLVRQYRQNPATRDIPIIVLSTKEEPLVKSAAFAAGANDYLVKLPDRIELIARIRYHSRSYLNLLQRDEAYQALRQSQQQLLATNLELQRLTHSDGLTGLSNRRYLDQYLAAEWRRAMRDKTGLGFLMIDVDNFKAYNDTYGHVAGDEVLKRVAQTVEACLGRSPDLAARFGGEEFAVVLPGTSSGGLRLLAEKIRIAIEGLAIPHAGSTSGVVTISIGAAMLVPSVAEPVTKLIEAADVGLYRAKRDGKNQVAVSD, from the coding sequence ATGGACACTCCCAAACCGCATCGGAACGCCGCCGCGCAGGACCTCGCAGAAGACGACGCGAACGCGCAGGCGCAAGCGTTGGAAGCGGAGGACGCCCCCAATCTCGCCGTCGACGACGCGTTGGCCCGTATCCTCGGCAATCCGCCCGCGGCCGAATGCCCGATCATGGTGTTGCTGGTCGACGACCAGGCGATCATCGCCGAAGCGATCCGGCTGGCGCTGGCCGGCGAGTCAAGCGTGGATTTCCATTACTGCGCGTCGCCCGAAGAGGCGGTGCGCTGCGCCGACGAAACGCGCGCCACCGTGATCCTGCAAGACCTCGTGATGCCAGGCACCGACGGCCTCACGCTGGTGCGTCAATACCGGCAGAATCCGGCCACGCGCGACATTCCGATCATCGTGCTGTCGACCAAGGAAGAGCCGCTGGTGAAAAGCGCGGCGTTCGCCGCCGGCGCCAACGACTATCTGGTGAAGCTGCCGGACCGCATCGAGTTGATCGCGCGGATTCGTTATCACTCGCGCTCGTATCTGAACCTGCTGCAACGCGACGAGGCATATCAGGCGCTGCGCCAGTCGCAACAGCAGTTGCTCGCGACCAATCTGGAGTTGCAGCGGCTCACGCATTCGGACGGTTTGACGGGGCTGTCGAATCGCCGTTACCTCGATCAGTATCTGGCTGCCGAATGGCGCCGCGCCATGCGCGACAAGACCGGCCTCGGCTTTCTGATGATCGATGTGGATAACTTCAAGGCCTACAACGACACGTACGGCCACGTGGCCGGCGACGAAGTGCTGAAGCGCGTCGCGCAAACCGTCGAAGCCTGCCTGGGACGCTCGCCCGATCTCGCCGCGCGCTTCGGCGGCGAAGAGTTCGCGGTGGTGCTGCCGGGCACGTCGTCGGGCGGCTTGCGGCTGCTTGCCGAGAAGATCCGCATCGCGATCGAAGGGCTCGCGATTCCGCATGCGGGCTCCACGAGCGGCGTGGTGACGATCAGCATCGGCGCGGCGATGCTGGTGCCGTCGGTGGCTGAGCCGGTGACCAAGCTGATCGAAGCCGCCGACGTCGGCCTGTATCGCGCCAAGCGCGATGGGAAAAATCAGGTGGCGGTGAGCGACTGA